From one Planktothrix sp. FACHB-1365 genomic stretch:
- a CDS encoding GUN4 domain-containing protein, which produces MFSWGLQACQFSSPPPKPDPVFNLTSNANINYQQLKQLLAEYRWKEADQETFKILLQLSNRQAEGWLSQRDVEGLACEDLQTINRLWNYYSDGRFGFSQQEKIWTSLGGIIGNYTPEMAEKFGDRVGWRQRGQWLKYDQLNFSHRAPDGHLPATTGNGVSGGVWNGVASITHRVKYCAVIDALATGQWIKADLKTLELFEKYRIPIENRPYIPAPLVISEIPCSELQGVDQLWVKYSKGRFGLSVQGKILKSIRHSSEKLEDRYEQFEQAVGWRIDPRDITYEKGDPKTVPLGHFPYRLGHSYDTFGSGFNRTWRLSINPNCGF; this is translated from the coding sequence ATGTTTTCCTGGGGTCTTCAGGCTTGTCAGTTCTCGTCTCCCCCCCCTAAACCCGATCCGGTTTTTAATCTCACATCAAATGCCAATATAAACTATCAACAACTCAAACAATTATTAGCAGAGTATCGCTGGAAAGAAGCGGATCAAGAAACCTTTAAAATTTTACTTCAACTGAGTAACCGACAAGCCGAAGGTTGGTTAAGTCAAAGGGATGTGGAAGGTTTAGCTTGTGAGGATTTACAAACCATAAATCGATTGTGGAATTATTATAGTGATGGTCGGTTTGGGTTTAGTCAACAGGAAAAAATTTGGACATCTTTAGGAGGAATAATTGGTAACTATACCCCAGAGATGGCGGAGAAATTTGGCGATCGCGTCGGTTGGCGTCAGCGCGGTCAGTGGCTAAAATATGATCAACTGAATTTTTCCCATCGAGCCCCCGATGGACATTTACCTGCTACCACCGGAAACGGGGTCAGTGGGGGGGTTTGGAATGGGGTCGCCTCAATTACCCATCGAGTCAAATACTGTGCTGTTATTGATGCGTTAGCGACGGGTCAATGGATTAAAGCAGACTTAAAAACCTTAGAATTGTTTGAAAAGTACCGGATTCCCATTGAAAATCGCCCTTATATCCCGGCGCCGTTGGTAATTTCTGAAATTCCCTGTTCGGAACTCCAGGGGGTTGATCAGCTATGGGTGAAATACTCTAAGGGGCGGTTTGGTTTAAGTGTTCAAGGTAAAATTTTAAAATCCATCCGTCATTCTTCGGAGAAACTCGAAGACCGTTATGAACAATTTGAACAAGCGGTGGGTTGGCGTATTGATCCTCGTGATATAACCTATGAGAAAGGTGATCCTAAAACGGTTCCCTTGGGACATTTTCCCTATCGATTAGGTCACAGTTATGATACCTTTGGTTCAGGTTTTAACCGGACTTGGCGACTGTCTATTAACCCTAATTGTGGGTTTTAA
- a CDS encoding ABC transporter substrate-binding protein yields the protein MIKRRQFIPLFLSGITFSLVVACNSSQPYANGIPLGVVLAQTSNAALLGQEQVIGAKMAEQYFNQQGGVNGTPIKLALQDGGGDEQSAINAFNTLITQEKVVGILGPSLSQQAFAADPIAERAKVPVLGPSNTAKKIPQIGDYIARVSAPVAVVAPNAVQAALKLNPNLKKVAVFYAQNDAFSKSETETFQQTVKDLNLELVTVQKFQTTDTDFQNQATAAINLNPDLIIISGLAADGGNLIKQLRQLGYQGLIIGGNGLNTSNILPVCQKECDGVIIAQAYSPEIDNPINKTFRETYVAENKKEPPQFTAQAFAGIQVFVEALKAVDQKNKISSLSLEQLREQLNQAILSGKYETVLGNISFTPEGEVVQEKFYVAQIKMDETGKNGKFTYLK from the coding sequence ATGATTAAAAGACGTCAATTTATTCCTCTATTTTTATCAGGAATTACCTTTTCTTTAGTAGTAGCCTGTAATTCCTCTCAACCCTATGCTAATGGAATTCCCCTCGGAGTTGTTCTTGCCCAAACCAGTAACGCCGCATTATTAGGACAAGAACAAGTGATTGGCGCGAAAATGGCAGAACAGTATTTTAATCAACAAGGGGGTGTCAATGGAACCCCAATTAAATTAGCACTACAAGATGGCGGAGGCGATGAACAAAGCGCTATTAATGCCTTTAATACTTTAATTACTCAAGAGAAAGTTGTGGGAATTTTAGGCCCTTCTTTATCTCAACAAGCGTTTGCCGCTGACCCCATTGCTGAACGGGCAAAAGTCCCGGTTTTAGGCCCTTCTAATACGGCGAAAAAAATTCCACAAATTGGGGATTATATTGCACGGGTTTCTGCACCTGTTGCGGTGGTTGCTCCTAACGCAGTGCAAGCTGCTTTAAAACTCAATCCCAACTTAAAAAAAGTTGCGGTTTTCTATGCTCAAAATGATGCGTTTAGTAAATCAGAAACAGAAACCTTTCAACAAACCGTTAAAGATTTAAACCTAGAGTTAGTCACCGTTCAGAAATTCCAAACCACCGACACCGATTTTCAAAATCAAGCCACTGCTGCTATTAACTTAAATCCTGATTTAATTATTATTTCGGGACTCGCTGCTGATGGCGGAAATTTAATTAAACAGTTACGACAACTCGGTTATCAAGGATTAATTATTGGCGGAAATGGTTTAAATACCTCTAATATTTTACCCGTCTGTCAAAAAGAATGTGATGGGGTGATTATTGCTCAAGCTTATAGTCCTGAAATTGATAATCCGATTAATAAAACTTTCCGAGAAACCTATGTAGCTGAAAATAAAAAAGAACCGCCTCAATTTACAGCCCAAGCTTTCGCCGGAATTCAAGTGTTTGTAGAAGCGTTAAAAGCCGTTGACCAGAAAAATAAAATTAGTAGTTTATCTTTAGAACAACTAAGAGAACAATTAAATCAAGCTATTTTATCAGGAAAATATGAAACAGTTTTAGGTAATATTTCCTTTACGCCTGAAGGGGAAGTCGTACAAGAAAAATTTTATGTTGCCCAAATTAAAATGGATGAAACAGGAAAAAATGGCAAATTCACCTATTTAAAATAA
- a CDS encoding branched-chain amino acid ABC transporter permease — protein sequence MDLNLFLQLFLNGLSIGSVYAIFALGYTLVFSILGVINFAHGAIFTLGAYFTYTLSGGVFGFNGLLANGKLPFQLPFFVALILGSILAGLASILLERLAFKPLRVRRADPLLTLVSSLGAAVVIVNVIQYLVGAEIYTFPDNIYGNIPAAINFGTETRPIMIRTVQVIIFGVCAVIVALLTYLVNGTKIGKALQAVAEDETTASLLGINPEQFITITFFVSGLLAGLAGTLVGSSVSIAGPYFGISFGLKGLGVIVLGGLGSIPGAVIGGLLLGLAEAFVPPDFSGYREAISFAILFIMLLVRPEGLLGRKRIQKV from the coding sequence ATGGATTTGAATTTGTTTTTGCAATTATTTTTAAATGGTTTATCAATTGGTAGTGTTTACGCTATTTTTGCATTAGGATATACCCTAGTTTTTTCAATTTTAGGGGTGATTAATTTTGCTCATGGGGCTATTTTTACTTTGGGAGCTTATTTTACCTATACGTTATCGGGGGGAGTTTTTGGATTTAATGGATTATTAGCCAATGGAAAATTACCGTTTCAATTGCCCTTTTTTGTAGCCTTAATTTTAGGCAGTATTCTAGCGGGATTAGCCTCTATTCTGTTAGAACGATTAGCCTTTAAACCGTTAAGAGTTCGACGGGCTGATCCTTTATTAACCCTTGTTTCTAGTTTAGGGGCTGCGGTGGTAATTGTCAACGTGATTCAATATTTAGTTGGGGCAGAAATTTACACTTTTCCTGATAATATTTATGGGAATATTCCCGCCGCTATTAATTTTGGAACTGAGACTCGACCGATTATGATTAGAACCGTACAAGTGATTATTTTTGGAGTTTGTGCGGTCATCGTTGCTTTATTAACCTATCTGGTGAATGGAACGAAAATTGGCAAAGCGTTACAAGCCGTCGCCGAAGATGAAACCACCGCTAGTTTATTAGGAATTAACCCCGAACAATTTATTACAATCACCTTTTTTGTCAGTGGACTTTTAGCAGGATTAGCGGGAACCTTAGTGGGTTCTAGTGTCAGTATAGCAGGGCCGTATTTTGGAATTAGTTTTGGGTTGAAAGGGTTAGGGGTAATTGTTTTAGGCGGGTTAGGAAGTATCCCGGGCGCAGTAATTGGAGGGTTATTATTAGGATTAGCAGAAGCCTTTGTTCCTCCTGATTTTTCCGGCTATCGAGAGGCGATTTCTTTTGCTATTCTGTTTATTATGTTATTAGTTCGACCGGAAGGATTATTAGGACGTAAACGGATTCAAAAGGTATAA
- a CDS encoding barstar family protein, which yields MNQILNLIQGESQPNIYQFPLDISPEELSQLCQEYGCELFYFDGGKINNKSDFLKTASTVMNLPEYFGYNWDVWEDCLTDLSWFEASSYLIVYDQWQNFAENYPDDWQILTDIFSEAIAYWQKRNKRFSVLLVSYY from the coding sequence ATGAATCAAATATTAAACCTGATACAAGGTGAAAGTCAACCGAATATTTATCAGTTTCCCTTAGATATTTCGCCAGAAGAATTATCTCAACTTTGTCAAGAGTATGGCTGTGAGTTATTTTATTTTGACGGGGGTAAAATTAACAATAAATCTGATTTTCTAAAAACAGCCAGCACGGTAATGAATTTACCTGAATATTTTGGCTATAATTGGGATGTTTGGGAAGATTGTTTGACTGATCTCAGTTGGTTTGAAGCTTCATCTTATTTGATTGTTTATGATCAATGGCAAAATTTCGCTGAGAATTATCCTGATGATTGGCAAATCTTAACTGATATTTTTTCAGAAGCGATCGCCTATTGGCAAAAAAGAAATAAGCGATTTTCTGTATTATTAGTCAGTTATTACTAA
- a CDS encoding ribonuclease domain-containing protein, whose protein sequence is MSFLRKGLIFFLTCLVGFTVTITHHFHFSPVSATEITIIAQVPTVNLSQLPAEARNTLKLIDQGGPFPYPEKDGSTFFNRERLLPNKPNGYYREYTIPTPGERSRGARRFVVGIQGEIYYTSNHYQSFFRVLRQ, encoded by the coding sequence ATGTCTTTTTTGAGAAAAGGATTGATCTTTTTCCTGACCTGCTTAGTCGGTTTTACTGTTACCATTACCCATCATTTTCACTTTTCTCCGGTTTCCGCAACGGAAATAACCATTATTGCTCAAGTTCCAACTGTTAATTTAAGTCAACTGCCAGCAGAAGCCCGGAATACTTTAAAATTAATTGATCAAGGAGGCCCTTTCCCTTACCCTGAAAAAGATGGCTCAACTTTCTTTAACCGAGAAAGATTATTACCCAATAAACCCAATGGCTATTATCGGGAATATACTATACCGACTCCAGGGGAAAGAAGTCGGGGAGCAAGGCGCTTTGTTGTCGGTATTCAGGGGGAAATTTATTACACCAGCAACCATTATCAAAGTTTTTTTAGGGTTTTAAGACAATGA
- a CDS encoding branched-chain amino acid ABC transporter permease, whose product MINFLNTYGFLIVSMLFGAVLGLSVYLPLMAGQLSLATPGFYALGGYIAAILSTQVFKFTGTIFPFPFLLIELLITTLVSAILAIALGIPVLRLRGIYLAISTIAFVEILRVLALNLEITGGAVGIFGIPQPFATPLEYLWVAIPLLILSMLFLYRLEKIKAGRAFSAIREDELAADSMGINPTYYKALSFTLGAILAGLVGTISAHFINTWNARQGTFDSSIIYLAFVLIGGSRTFWGPVLGGIILTALPEVLRGMGGMSSLPLWLAQFLRDGRLIIFGVLLVLGSIFYPQGLITPELLNKIARKNPFRGILNKQSIKG is encoded by the coding sequence ATGATTAATTTTTTAAACACCTATGGATTTTTAATCGTTTCGATGCTATTTGGAGCGGTTCTTGGGCTGTCTGTTTATTTACCCTTAATGGCGGGTCAACTCTCCTTAGCAACCCCTGGATTTTATGCGTTAGGGGGTTATATTGCTGCCATTTTATCAACTCAAGTCTTTAAATTCACGGGGACTATTTTTCCCTTTCCTTTCCTCTTAATAGAACTATTGATAACAACCTTAGTTTCTGCTATTTTAGCCATAGCATTAGGAATTCCGGTACTGAGATTACGGGGAATTTACTTAGCAATTTCAACCATTGCTTTTGTGGAAATTTTAAGGGTTTTAGCATTAAATTTAGAGATAACCGGAGGAGCGGTTGGTATTTTTGGAATTCCGCAACCTTTTGCAACGCCCTTAGAATATTTATGGGTGGCGATTCCTTTATTAATTCTAAGTATGCTTTTCTTATATCGCTTAGAAAAAATTAAAGCGGGACGAGCGTTTAGTGCCATTCGAGAAGATGAATTAGCCGCCGATTCGATGGGAATTAACCCCACTTATTATAAAGCATTATCCTTTACATTGGGGGCAATTTTAGCCGGATTAGTGGGAACGATTAGCGCCCATTTTATCAATACTTGGAATGCTCGTCAAGGAACCTTTGATAGTAGTATTATTTATTTAGCTTTTGTGTTAATTGGAGGGTCAAGAACCTTTTGGGGGCCAGTTTTAGGGGGAATTATTCTCACCGCCTTACCTGAAGTGTTACGGGGAATGGGGGGAATGAGTAGTTTACCCTTATGGTTAGCTCAATTTTTACGGGATGGTCGTTTAATTATTTTTGGGGTGTTATTGGTTTTGGGATCAATTTTTTATCCCCAAGGCTTAATTACTCCTGAATTATTAAATAAAATCGCTCGAAAAAATCCGTTTCGAGGAATTTTAAACAAACAATCCATTAAAGGTTAA